The region TGGTCGAGTTCGATGCCTTCTTGGTTTTTGAATGGCAGGTATTCGGCGTAACGAGGACGCAGTTTTTTACCAGTGACTTCTAAAGCCACTTGTTCCGCTAATGGGCCGGAAACACGGATAATGCCGACACCGCCTCGCCCTGGAGCGGTAGCTTGCGCGACAATGGTATCTGTAGTCATAACTATACCTAAGCAGGTTTTTATTTTGCGTAATTGTAATCAGGCAATAACAAAAAGGCGACCTTTTGGCCGCCTTTCTCATGGATTATCTAAGCTTACGCGTTCTTGCTATGTAAGCCTTTCTTTTCCAGAGACTTGTAGATCATAGTCTGCTGAACAAGAGTTACGATGTTTGACATCAAGTAGTACAGAACCAATCCTGAAGGGAAGAACAGGAAGAATGCAGAGAAGATCACAGGCATAAAGGTCATGATTTTTTGCTGCATTGGATCAGTAACAGTTGATGGACTCATTTTTTGAATCATAAACATACTGATACCCATCAATACTGGCAGGATGAAGTATGGGTCTTGTGCAGACAAGTCCTGGATCCAACCAAAGAATGGTGAGTGACGTAGTTCAACTGATTCCATCAGCGCCCAGTACAATGAAATGAAGATAGGCATTTGTAGGAAGATTGGTAGACAGCCACCAAGTGGGTTTACTTTTTCTTCTTTGTATAGCGCCATCATTTCTTGGCTCATACGTTGACGGTCATCGCCAATACGTTCACGCATTGCTTGCAGTTTTGGTTGCAGCATGCGCATTTTCGCCATTGAAGTGTACTGTGCTTTAGTCAGTGGGTACATTGCACCACGAACAATCAGAGTCAAACAGATAATTGCGACACCCCAGTTGCCAACAAAGCTCTGAATGAATGACAGTAGCATGTGCAGAGGTTTAGCGATAAACCATAACCAGCCGTAGTCCACCACTAGGTCTAGGTTAGGAGCTGTCGCTGCCATTGCATCTTGAAGTTTTGGACCAACCCAAAGTGTTGCTTTGAATTCTCCATTTTGACCGTTCGCAATGGTTTTCTCTTCAGAACGAATACCGATGTCGCCAAAGTTTTTGATAACGCGAGTGTAAAGTTCTGCACCTGCTTTATCACGTGGAATCCACGCTGCTGCAAAGTAGTGCTGAATCATTGCTGCCCAACCTTCACCCTGTGGTAGAGAGATGTTTAGGTTACGCTCTTGCATGTCATCAAAGCTGTATTTTTTGTAACGAGTATCTTGCGTTGAGTATGCGCCACCATGGTAAGTTGGCATCGCTAGGCTACCACCAGAATCTTTTAGATTTTGACGTAGATGAGCATACATACGAACGTCGGCAGGCTTACCTGATTGGTTATTGATGTCGTAAACCATATCAAGTGCGTAGCTGCCGCGTTTTAGAATAAACGTTTTTGTATAAGTGATGCCGTTTGCTTGGTAAGTCAGTGGCACACGTAATTCATCTTGGCCATCAGCCAAGGTGTATTTGTTTTCACTTGTTTCGTAAATTGCGCGGTTATTGCTTTGGTCGATACCTTGTGGACCATATAGGCCACTTTGAGCAATAAATTGATGCGTTGGAGTACGATCAAGCAAAATGAAAGGGTTTGATGAGTGCAGCTCGTCTGAATATTTGTTCAGTTTTGCTTCCACTACGTCACCACCAACGGTATCGATAGACAGAGTCAGTACATCCGTTTTTACGGTAATGATTTTCGCGGTTGCTTGAGTCGTTGCACCTTCAGTTGCGGCTGGTGTATCTGAATTGCCTGCCTGAGACGGCGCAGTTGCATCACTGCTATTTTGAACCTGTTCAATCGCTGCTTGCGTTTGTGCGGTCTTAGATGCATTCCATTGATTGAAAAGCAAAAAAGACACTAACGCTAGAGCAATTAACAGGATATTACGTTGAGAATCCATCGTTATTTATCTCTGTCTTGTTTTTGGACTGGTGGAACGGGGTCAAAGCCCCCTTCGTTCAAAGGGTGGCATTTTAATAGACGTTTGCCTGATAACCAACACCCTTTTACAAAACCGTGAACTCTCAGTGCTTCTAGAGCGTAATTAGAGCAGGTTGGAGTAAACCGACACCGAGGACCGATGAGCGGACTAATTACCCACTGGTAAAGTTTTACTAAACCAATGGCTAACCACGTGAAGGGCGAGACAGGCGTTGCCATAACTTATCGAACAAATTAAACATTTCCTCATTTGACAAATCTTGCGCGCTCTTTTTGGCTATGACAACAAAATCTTTGTTAGGAAGTTTATGCTGTTGTAACCGGAAGCTTTCTCGGGCGAGACGTTTAAAACGATTACGGCCTACCGCGGTTTTGATTTGTTTTTTGGGAACTGCCAAACCTAAACGAGGATGAGAAAGGTTATTCGCACGGGCAATAATTGTGAAATGGGGAGAGCCAGCTCGATGAGCTTGCTGGAAGACTGTTTGATAATGCTCGGGAGTTAACAAACGTAACTCCCGATTAAACGCGTACGTGTTCAAAATAAACTTAGCGATTATTTTGAAAGGCGCTTACGGCCTTTAGCACGACGAGCGTTGATTACTTTACGACCGTTCGCAGTAGCCATGCGTGCACGGAAACCGTGAGTGCGCTTGCGCTTTAGAACTGAAGGTTGAAAAGTGCGTTTCATTGTTTTGTACCTTACTGATCAGTAGTTTTTAGGTTCATTAAACCCGGCGTGGGCAAATGTCTTCTCTTTATTGTTAAAGATAGGACTGTCCGACGCCTCTTAACAAAGAGGCGGAATTGTAATCACTGTCACTTTAGGTGTCAATGATTCGGTTGCCCTAAGCAAAGTTACAATTAAAAAATTTATAACAGTGCTTACCGATTCCGGTCGGCAGATTATACGGACAATCCATAAAATCACAAGGATCGTTAGTCGATCCCAACCTGATTTAAGAATCTTTTTAAGCGAGGATCCTGTGGATTAGTAAAAATATCCTGTGGAGAACCTTGCTCAACAATATTTCCTTCTGCCATGAAGATCACTTTATCAGCGACTTCTCTGGCAAACTGCATCTCGTGAGTAACCACTAACATTGTCTGGTGATCTTGCGCGAGTTTTTTCATTAAATTAAGAACTTCACCAACCCATTCAGGATCGAGTGCTGAAGTTGGCTCATCAAATAATAAAAGTTCCGGTTTGAGTGCCATGGCTCGGCCAATTCCAACTCGCTGCTGCTGTCCGCCGGAAAGTGCCGCTGGATAGTGATCGGCTTTATCACCAAGACCAATATCATCCAAAATGGTTTGCGCTGTTTTGTAAGCGTCGGCTTTGCTCCAGCCTTTTACGGTTATTAGGCCTTCTGCAATATTCTGTTTTGCAGTCATGTGGCTGAATAAAGCATAGTTTTGGAAAACAAAGCCGGTTTTGCGTCTAAGCGCGAGAATTTGCTTTTTCGTTGCCGTCTGAGCGTCAACCTTGAGATCACCAATTTCAATCACGCCATGGTGTGGTGTTTCTAACCAGTTCACACAGCGCAATAGTGTGGACTTTCCTGTGCCGCTAGAACCGATGATCACAATGATTTCTCCCTTGTTAATTGAGAGATCAATCCCTTTGAGAATGTCACTGTGACCGAAACTTTTATGAATATTTTTCAGTGTGATCATCGTTGATATGCCTTATTCAATTTATCTTCAGCCCAAATTTGCACACGAGTTAGCACCAAAACTACGATCCAATAGATGAGAGCGACAGCTAAGAAGGCTTCGAAGAAGCGAAAACTGGATGAAGCTTCCATCTGAGCTTTGGCCATGATTTCAGTTACCCCAAGAGTAAAGGCAAGCGACGTGGATTTGATCATATCGATGAAATAGTTCATTAGGGAAGGTAAAGCAACACGAGCAGCTTGAGGCAAAATGATCCTGCGCATCGCTTGTGATGAGTTCATACCAATAGAAAGTGCCGCTTCCATTTGGCTACGATCAATTCCTATGATGGCGGCGCGAATGCTCTCAGCCATGTAAGAAGCAAAATGCAGAGTTAAGCCAATAACTGACGCGGTGAAAGCATCTAGCCCCACTAGTGCAGGAATCACTTGGGGTAAACCGTAATACATCAAAAAAAGCTGAACGAGCAGTGGTGTACCGCGAAAGAAGCTTATATAGAGTTGGCTAAGTTGGTCTAGTACCGGAATTTTGAAAACTCGAATAATGGCAAGGGTGACGGAAAGCACTAAAGCAAAGAGTAGTCCCCACATTGCCATCGCCATCGTAGTACCCAAGTATTTGAGTAGGATCGGCATGAGATTAAGCATGTATTCAAAATCGAATCCCATGAATGAGTGCTCCATAAATAATTAAGGTGGAATACCGAGATTCCACCTTAAAGTTAATGAGGGTGATTTAAGACATTACTTCGTAATGTCGGTTTCAAACCATTTTTCCGAAATCTTGCCTAGAGTGCCGTCGGCTCTCATTGCCGCTAAGGTTTTATTCACTTGCTGTTGGAGCTTTTTACCTTTGGCATTGTTCACAAAAGGCCAAGCATTTTCGATTTTCTCAAAAGGAGAGCCTGCAAGTTGTAACGGTAAACCTGATTTCTTAATCAGTTCAAGTGCAGATAGTCTGTCCATCACGAAGGCATCGGAACGACCAAGTACCACGTCTTGCTCAATACCGGTGTCGTAAGTTTTGATGTCAATCTTGCCTTCAGTATCGTATTTGCGCAGTAGCTGTTCAAAGTTAGAACCTAAATTAACAGCCACTTTTTTACCGGCAAGATCCTCAATACCTTTGATGGAGTTGTTGCCTTTACGTACGGTAATTTGCGCACCGTCAATCACATAGGGTGCAGAGAACAGATATTTCGCTTTGCGTTCAGCCGTTACAGAAATTTGGTTGGAGATGGTATCGATACGGCCTGTTTCAAGCAAACCAAATAGACCAGAGAAGCTTGCTGTCACAAACTTGACGTCATAGTCGTTACGTTTACCAATTTCATTCCATAGGTCAACTTCAAAGCCTTGCAGCTTATCCTGTTTCACAAAAGTGAACGGGAAATAGCGACCAGACATGCCGACTTTTACTTCGGTTGCTGCTTGAGCGCTCGCTGCCACTATCGCAAAGCTTGCGATAAGAGCTTTTAACCAATTTTTCATTTTTTTCATCTCCACATTTGAATGGGGCAATTTTACTGTTTATCCACTCAATAATAAAAAGAATTAGAAGTTATGATACATAACTTAATCAAACTCAAAAAATGGGGATAACTTCACAGGATCATGGGATATGTGGATCATAATGTGAGTAAGCTTGGGTAACTTGTGGGGATCCCAAAAAATCGATACGAATAGATTGTGAATAACTAGGATCTTATTCACATCGAAAGTTGATCAATTGCTGGCGATCTTAGTTATCAACAGGTAGAATTGTCGGTCTTTATCGATCATTGACTTAGAGTGAGGGAAACGTGTCGTCTTCGCTTTGGTTGCAATGTTTGCAACAGCTTCAAGAAGAGCTATCAGCTACTGAATTCAGTATGTGGGTTCGTCCGCTTCAGGCGGAGCTTAATGACAATACTCTCACTTTGTTTGCACCTAACCGTTTTGTTCTTGACTGGGTACGAGATAAATATATCCATAACATCAATCGGTTACTGAAAGAATATTGTGGTAATGATGTCCCTAATTTGCGTTTTGAAGTGGGTAGCCGTCCTGTCGTGGCGCCAAAACCTGCTCCAGTACGTACTAAGGCCGATCTCGCGGCAGAATCGTCTGCGCCTGCTCAGTTGGTGCACCGTAAACCGGTTCACAAAACATGGGAAGACGATGAAGATGAATTAGCGGATATTCGTCACCGTTCTAATGTTAACCCTAAGCATAAGTTCAACAACTTTGTTGAGGGTAAGTCTAACCAGCTTGGTTTAGCAGCAGCTCGTCAAGTGTCTGATAATCCTGGTGGTGCCTATAACCCGCTATTTTTATATGGCGGCACAGGTTTAGGTAAAACGCACCTGTTGCACGCGGTGGGTAATGCCATTGTTGACAACAATCCTGATGCAAAAGTGGTGTACATGCACTCTGAACGTTTTGTTCAGGACATGGTAAAGGCACTGCAAAACAACGCGATTGAAGAATTTAAACGTTATTACCGTAGTGTTGATGCGTTGCTGATCGATGATATTCAATTTTTTGCGAACAAAGAGCGTTCACAAGAAGAGTTTTTCCACACCTTTAACGCATTGCTTGAAGGCAACCAACAGATCATTTTGACTTCAGACCGCTATCCAAAAGAGATCAGTGGTGTGGAAGATCGTCTAAAATCTCGTTTTGGTTGGGGTCTAACTGTGGCAATTGAGCCACCAGAGTTAGAAACTCGTGTCGCGATTTTGATGAAAAAAGCAGAAGATCATCAGATTCATCTACCTGACGAAGTTGCGTTTTTTATTGCTAAACGTCTGCGTTCTAACGTACGTGAATTGGAAGGGGCTTTAAACCGAGTGATCGCGAATGCGAACTTTACCGGTCGCCCAATTACTATTGATTTCGTCCGTGAAGCACTGCGTGATTTGCTTGCGCTGCAAGAAAAACTGGTCACCATTGATAACATTCAGAAAACCGTCGCAGAATACTACAAAATCAAAGTGGCGGACTTATTGTCAAAACGTCGCTCACGTTCTGTAGCTCGTCCTCGTCAGCTAGCCATGGCTTTGGCTAAAGAGTTGACTAACCATAGCTTGCCGGAGATCGGTGATGCATTTGGTGGGCGTGACCATACGACAGTATTGCATGCATGTCGTAAAATAGAACAGTTACGGGAAGAGAGTCATGACATTAAAGAAGACTACTCGAACCTGATTCGGACGCTTTCTTCTTAAATCACGTGTATGATTTGCGCTGATTTATTCCATCGTGTAAGAGTTAACTATGAAATTTACCATTGAACGTAGCCACTTTATTAAGTCTCTACAGCAAGTGTCAGGCACTTTAGGTGGTCGAGCAACTTTGCCTATTTTGAGTAACCTGTTACTGAAAGTGGAAGAAAACCAACTTTCCATGACGGCGACCGACTTGGAAGTGGAGTTGGTGAGTCGTGTTGCGCTTGAAGGTGAATTTGAAGCGGGAGCCGTTACTGTTCCTGCGCGTAAGTTTTTAGATATTTGCCGTGGTTTACCTGATTCTGCTGTGATCACCGTGGTTTTGGAAGGTGACCGAGTACAAGTGCACTCTGGTCGTAGTCGTTTTTCTCTTGCGACATTACCTGCGGCGGATTTCCCAAATATCGAAGATTGGCAGAGTGATGTAGAACTCACGATTACTCAAGGTGACTTGCGTAGTCTGATTGAAAAAACTCAGTTTTCAATGGCTAACCAAGATGTTCGTTACTATTTGAACGGTATGCTGTTTGAAATTGATGGCAACGTATTACGCTCTGTGGCAACTGACGGTCACCGCATGGCGGTTTCTAGTACTCAATTTGAGGCTAATCTTGCTCAAACCCAGTTGATTGTTCCTCGTAAAGGGGTTCTCGAGTTGGTGAAGTTGCTCGATGCACCAGAGCAAACTGTTACGCTGCAGATTGGTAGCTCTAATATTCGTGCAGAAGTGAATAACTTTATCTTCACTTCTAAACTAGTCGATGGCCGCTTTCCTGACTATCGTCGCGTATTACCACAAAATACCAATAAAACATTGCAGGCAAGCTGTGACGAATTGCGTCAAGCTTTCTCCCGTGCGGCGATTTTGTCGAACGAGAAATTCCGTGGTGTTCGTGTTAACTTGGCGAATAACGAAATGCGTATTACTGCCAATAACCCTGAACAGGAAGAAGCGGAAGAGATGCTGGATGTCTCTTTTAGCGGTGACCCGATCGAAATTGGCTTTAACGTGAGTTATATCCTAGATGTGCTCAACACATTGCGTTGTGAAAATGTGCGTTTTTCTATGTCCGATGCAAATGCTAGTGCGTTGGTTGAGAATGTAGAAGATGACAGCGCGATGTACGTTGTTATGCCAATTAGACTGTAGTTTCTGAGTTTATTTGCGCAATGCCGCTTACTCGTCTCGTTATTTCGCAATTTCGCAACATCAAAGCCTGTGATATGTCTCTATCATCAGGCTTTAACTTTCTTATCGGGCCGAATGGCAGCGGTAAAACCAGTGTCCTAGAAGCGATTTATTTATTAGGTCATGGTCGTTCTTTTAAGAGTTCCATCACCGGGCGAGTGATTCAGAATGAGTGCCAAGAGCTGTTTGTTCATGGGCGTTTTTTGAACCCGGATCAATTTGAGTTACCAATTGGCATTAATAAGCAGCGTGATGGCTCAACAGAGGTTAAAATAGGCGGTCAGTCTGGCCAAAAATTGGCTCAGTTGGCTCAAGTATTGCCACTGCAACTTATTCATCCGGAAGGGTTTGATTTACTGACGGATGGACCTAAGCAACGACGTGCATTTATCGATTGGGGTGTCTTTCATTCGGAACCCGCATTTTTTGATGCATGGGGTAGGTTTAAGCGTCTGAGTAAACAGCGTAATGCGTTACTTAAAACAGCAAAAAGCTATCGAGAGTTGAGTTATTGGGACCAAGAGTTGGCGCGTTTAGCTGAGCAAATCGATGCTTGGCGTTGGCTTTATGTGGAACAGATTAAATCTGTCGCGCAAACATTGTGTTCTTCTTTTTTGCCTGAGTTCGAAGTGGCGGTAAAATATTATCGCGGCTGGGATAAAGAGACTCCGTATCAAGAGATATTGGAGAAGAATTTCGAAAGAGATCAACTGTTGGGTTACACCTTCAGCGGCCCTAATAAAGCCGATTTAAAAATAAAAGTGAATGGAACACCAGTGGAAGATGTTCTTTCACGAGGTCAGCTAAAATTGATGGTGTGTGCGTTGCGTGTTGCGCAGGGGCAGCACCTCACCGAACTGACAGGAAAGCAATGCATCTATTTAATTGATGATTTTGCCTCCGAACTAGATAGCCAACGTCGTAAGCGTCTTGCTGATTGCTTAAAATCGACGGGGGCTCAAGTATTTGTAAGTTCTATTACTGAAAGCCAAGTTGCCGACATGATCGAGCCGAATAGCAAGATGTTTCATGTGGAACATGGCCAAATAGGGCAAGGATAAAATAGTGAGAGAGTAACTCATGTCGAATAATTACGATTCATCGAGTATTAAAGTACTGAAGGGTCTGGATGCGGTACGTAAGCGTCCTGGTATGTACATCGGGGACACAGATGATGGCACCGGTCTACACCACATGGTTTTTGAGGTAGTGGATAACTCAATTGATGAAGCGTTAGCGGGTTACTGTAAAGATATCGTAGTAACGATTCACGAAGATAATTCCGTTTCTGTCAGCGATGACGGCCGTGGTATTCCAACTGAGTTGCACCCGGAAGAAAAAGTCTCTGCTGCTGAAGTTATTATGACGGTCCTGCACGCTGGTGGTAAATTCGATGACAACTCATACAAGGTGTCTGGTGGTTTGCACGGCGTAGGTGTTTCTGTTGTAAACGCCCTATCAGAAAAAGTGGTACTGACCATTTATCGTAACGGTAAAATCCATACTCAAACTTATCACCATGGTGTACCTGATGCTCCATTGGCTGAAGTGGGTGAAACTGATCGTTCTGGTACAACAGTGCGTTTCTGGCCAAGTGCCGCTACGTTTACCAATATTGAATTCCAATATGAAATTTTGGCAAAACGTCTACGCGAACTGTCATTCCTAAACTCAGGTGTGTCAATTCATCTACGTGATGAGCGTGAAGATGACAAACAAAACCACTATATGTACGACGGTGGTATTAAAGCGTTTGTAACTCACTTAAACCGCAATAAAACGCCAATTCATGAGAAAGTATTCCACTTTGTTCAAGAGCGTGAAGACGGTATTACCGTTGAAGTGGCTCTACAGTGGAACGATGGTTTCCAAGAAAACATCTACTGTTTTACCAACAACATCCCTCAACGCGATGGTGGTACTCACTTAGCGGGCTTCCGTGCAGCACTTACTCGTACTCTGAATACCTATATGGATAAAGAAGGCTACAGTAAGAAAGCAAAAACTGCGACGTCAGGTGATGATGCTCGTGAAGGTTTGACTGCTGTTATTTCAGTTAAAGTGCCAGATCCTAAGTTCTCTAGCCAAACCAAAGATAAGCTTGTCTCTTCTGAGGTGAAATCGGCTGTGGAATCTACCATGGGCGAGAAGATGTCGGATTACTTGGTTGAGCATCCAAACGAAGCGAAAACCATTTGTTCGAAAATCATCGATGCTGCTCGTGCTCGTGAAGCGGCGCGTAAAGCTCGTGAAATGACTCGTCGTAAAGGCGCTCTTGATTTAGCAGGCCTGCCAGGCAAGCTAGCAGACTGCCAAGAAAAAGACCCTGCTCTTTCTGAACTCTACATAGTGGAAGGGGACTCAGCGGGCGGTTCGGCAAAACAAGGTCGTAACCGTAAGAATCAAGCGATTCTGCCGCTGAAAGGTAAAATTTTGAACGTTGAGAAAGCTCGTTTTGACAAGATGCTCTCTTCTCAAGAAGTAGCAACACTGATTACTGCACTTGGTTGTGGTATCGGTCGTGACGAGTACAACCCAGATAAACTTCGTTACCACAACATCATCATCATGACCGATGCGGACGTCGATGGTGCGCACATTCGTACGCTACTGTTGACCTTCTTCTATCGTCAAATGCCTGAATTGATCGAACGTGGTTACGTGTACATCGCTCAGCCACCTCTTTACAAAGTGAAGAAAGGTAAGCAAGAGCAGTACATCAAAGATGAAGAAGCAATGACCCAATACCAAATTTCTTTGGCCTTGGATGGTGCTTCTCTGCACGTTAATGCAAATGCGCCTGCGCTGGCTGGTGAACCACTTGAAAAATTGGTTCAAGAGTACAACGAAGTTGTGAAACTAACGAAACGTATGAGCCGTCGTTACCCACACGCTTTGGTGTACGAGTTCACCTATGTTCCTCGTTTGACTGAAGAGCTACGTAAGACTGAAGCGGATGTGGATGCATGGACTGCGAAACTAGTAGAACAGTTGAATGCGAAAGAAGTTGGTGCAAGCCAGTACAACTACGAAGTACAGTTTGACCAAGAAAACAACACTTACTTGCCTCGTATCATTGTTCGTACTAACGGTGTGACTCACGAATATTTGATCAGTACTGATCTACTGAACTCAAAAGAGTACGCAAAAATTGCCGATCTTTCTGAGTCTCTAGATAGCTTGATCGAAGAAGGTGCACACGTGAAACGTGGTGAGCGTATTCAACCGGTAAGCAGCTTCTCGCAAGCGATTGATTGGTTAGTGAAAGAGTCTCGTCGTGGTCTAGCGGTACAGCGATACAAAGGTTTGGGCGAAATGAACCCTGACCAACTTTGGGAAACCACAATGGACCCAGACACTCGTCGTATGCTGCGTGTTACTATTGAAGATGCAGTTGGAGCGGATGAGCTGTTCACTACATTGATGGGTGACCAAGTTGAACCTCGTCGTGCCTTCATTGAAAACAACGCACTGAAAGTAGCTAACCTAGACGTTTAGTTGCTATCACGAGTTTGAATATGAAAACCACTCTCCGGAGTGGTTTTTTTATATCTATGCAAAATATTACAACGTCATTCTTGGTTCTTTGATGCAAGTTGATGCTAGTTAGTTTCAGTCAGCATCAAGGTAAAAGAGAAAGCTTCGTGGACTTTGTTAAAGTAACCCGATAGAGTAAAAATATTATATAAAAGCATACTTATGCATTACTTAACGGATGTCATTATGAAGCGAGCAAGTTTACTTTTTTTAGTTTTATCTTCTCTTTGGTCAGTTGGAAGCTACGCAGCTAAAGACGATACTATTCGCATTGGTGTTGATGCGACCTTTGCCCCATTCGAATTTACGAAGCCAGATGGTTCTTTGTCCGGTTTTGAAATTGATCTTGGCAATGCCATCTGTAAAGAGATCCAGAAAAAGTGTGAATGGGTTCCTTCTAACTTTGATGGCCTGATCCCAAGCCTTAATGTGAATCGTATTGACGCGGTAATGTCGTCTCTTGGTGTGTCGGAAAAGCGCCGCAAGCAAGTGTTGTTTACTGATATTGTTTGGACGGGTTTTTCCTCTATGTTAAGCCGTGCTGATTTGCATCTACAACCCACCGTCGAATCTCTCAAAGGCAAAGTGATTGGTGTGCAGCAAGGTACGATGCAAGAGCACTATGTGCGTGAGCGTTTCGCTAACCATGGTGTGCAGGTACAAACCTACCAAGATCAAGACCAAGTGTATGCGGACTTAATCAATGGCCGAATTGATGTCTCTTTCCAGGATATGTTGCAAGCACAGTTTGATTTTATTGATGCGGGTAAACACAGTGATTTCACTAACCTAAGAGTGGAAGATAAATTGTTGCCTGCCGATTCAGCGATTGCGGTGAAAAAAGGTAATGAGAAATTGGTCGCGTTGTTCAACGATGGGCTGAAAAAAATCCATGCTGATGGTACTTATAACCGTATTCAACGTCAGTATTTTGGTGATTTGAACCTTTATCGCGGTCAATAACATGCAACGTCGATGGTATTTTTAGTGCCAGGACGATAATACAACTTGTTGAGTGAAAGGCAGCTAAAGAAAATAGCTGTCTTTGTTTTTAAAGAGTTAGACGTTTCCTATGCAACATAAACAACACCCTTTGATTTCTCCTGTACCAGGAACATCTCGCCACGTGGATAGTTTTCATTTTGGCTGTCGTGGTAATGGTAAAAAAGTCTATATCCAAGCTTCTTTGCATGCCGATGAGCTGCCAGGCATGCTGGTGGCATGGCAATTAAAGCAAATGCTAAAAACGCTTGAGCAAGAGGGGAAGCTTAACGGTGAAGTGGTACTCGTACCGGTAGCTAACCCAATTGGGCAAAACCAACATCTGATGGATGTTCATCTTGGCCGCTATGAATTGGAAACGGGGCAGAACTTTAATCGTGGTTACAAAGATACCTTCCCTGAAGTAAAACAGCAGGTTGCGGAACGCTTAACCAAGGATGTCGATGCGAATAAACAACTGATTCGTGAGTCGATGCTCAATGCACTTGCTAAATGGCAACCGCAAACTGAATTGCAATCACAGCAGAAAGTATTGCAAACACTAAGTTGTGATTCCGATGTGATGCTGGATCTGCACTGTGACTTTGAGGCTGCGTTGCACCTCTACAGTACCTATTATTCTTGGTCGGGCATTGAACCTTTAGCTCGCTGTTTGGGTTCTAAGGCGAATATGCTCGCGGATGATACGGGTGGAAACCCATTTGATTGCAGTACGGATATGGTATGGCAGCGATTGAATGCTGAGTTTGGGGATATGATTCCGCAAGGTTGTCTTGGTGCGACGGTGGAGCTCCGTGGTCAAGCGGATGTCACTGATGAATATGCTGAGCATGATGCTAAAGCGATTGTGGCTTATTTAGTATGGCTTGGTGTCGTGGCTGGCGATGCTGATGATATGCCAGAGACGCTAGCCCCAAGTAGCGATCTTGCAGCGGTTGAAACATTAAAAACGACGCAGGGTGGAGTGTTAGTCCTTAAAGTTCAACCTGGTGATTGGGTGGAAGCGGGGCAAATATTTGCTCAGGTGATAGATCCGATTACCGATTCTATTGAAGAAGTCCGCGTCACTCAGGCTGGCTATGTGTATTCGCGAACCATACGCAGAATGGCAACCGCTGGCATGTTGATTGGTAATGTTGCAGGCAGTGAGATCATCCGCAGTGGTTACTTGTTAGCTCCAT is a window of Vibrio porteresiae DSM 19223 DNA encoding:
- the dnaA gene encoding chromosomal replication initiator protein DnaA, translated to MSSSLWLQCLQQLQEELSATEFSMWVRPLQAELNDNTLTLFAPNRFVLDWVRDKYIHNINRLLKEYCGNDVPNLRFEVGSRPVVAPKPAPVRTKADLAAESSAPAQLVHRKPVHKTWEDDEDELADIRHRSNVNPKHKFNNFVEGKSNQLGLAAARQVSDNPGGAYNPLFLYGGTGLGKTHLLHAVGNAIVDNNPDAKVVYMHSERFVQDMVKALQNNAIEEFKRYYRSVDALLIDDIQFFANKERSQEEFFHTFNALLEGNQQIILTSDRYPKEISGVEDRLKSRFGWGLTVAIEPPELETRVAILMKKAEDHQIHLPDEVAFFIAKRLRSNVRELEGALNRVIANANFTGRPITIDFVREALRDLLALQEKLVTIDNIQKTVAEYYKIKVADLLSKRRSRSVARPRQLAMALAKELTNHSLPEIGDAFGGRDHTTVLHACRKIEQLREESHDIKEDYSNLIRTLSS
- the dnaN gene encoding DNA polymerase III subunit beta codes for the protein MKFTIERSHFIKSLQQVSGTLGGRATLPILSNLLLKVEENQLSMTATDLEVELVSRVALEGEFEAGAVTVPARKFLDICRGLPDSAVITVVLEGDRVQVHSGRSRFSLATLPAADFPNIEDWQSDVELTITQGDLRSLIEKTQFSMANQDVRYYLNGMLFEIDGNVLRSVATDGHRMAVSSTQFEANLAQTQLIVPRKGVLELVKLLDAPEQTVTLQIGSSNIRAEVNNFIFTSKLVDGRFPDYRRVLPQNTNKTLQASCDELRQAFSRAAILSNEKFRGVRVNLANNEMRITANNPEQEEAEEMLDVSFSGDPIEIGFNVSYILDVLNTLRCENVRFSMSDANASALVENVEDDSAMYVVMPIRL
- the recF gene encoding DNA replication/repair protein RecF (All proteins in this family for which functions are known are DNA-binding proteins that assist the filamentation of RecA onto DNA for the initiation of recombination or recombinational repair.), which encodes MPLTRLVISQFRNIKACDMSLSSGFNFLIGPNGSGKTSVLEAIYLLGHGRSFKSSITGRVIQNECQELFVHGRFLNPDQFELPIGINKQRDGSTEVKIGGQSGQKLAQLAQVLPLQLIHPEGFDLLTDGPKQRRAFIDWGVFHSEPAFFDAWGRFKRLSKQRNALLKTAKSYRELSYWDQELARLAEQIDAWRWLYVEQIKSVAQTLCSSFLPEFEVAVKYYRGWDKETPYQEILEKNFERDQLLGYTFSGPNKADLKIKVNGTPVEDVLSRGQLKLMVCALRVAQGQHLTELTGKQCIYLIDDFASELDSQRRKRLADCLKSTGAQVFVSSITESQVADMIEPNSKMFHVEHGQIGQG